The following coding sequences are from one Kushneria phosphatilytica window:
- a CDS encoding ClpXP protease specificity-enhancing factor, with amino-acid sequence MLSSRPYLTRALYQWLLDNDQTPYIVVDARQPGVIVPEQFVQNGQIVLNINPDAIRDLFMENDMIAFNARFGGQPMDVQVPIEALIAIYARENGIGMVFGQEPVMPAPEENDSSGENEESGGAHLESIEGGASEESAGDEEKDDDHPPRKGRPSLRVIK; translated from the coding sequence ATGCTTTCCAGTCGTCCCTATCTGACCCGAGCCCTGTATCAGTGGCTGCTGGATAACGACCAGACACCTTATATTGTGGTTGACGCACGTCAGCCGGGGGTCATTGTACCGGAGCAGTTCGTACAGAATGGTCAGATTGTGCTCAATATCAATCCTGACGCCATTCGCGATCTGTTCATGGAAAACGACATGATCGCCTTCAATGCCCGTTTTGGTGGTCAGCCGATGGATGTGCAGGTGCCGATCGAGGCGCTGATCGCCATCTATGCTCGCGAGAATGGCATCGGCATGGTGTTTGGGCAGGAGCCTGTCATGCCGGCTCCTGAAGAAAATGATTCTTCGGGAGAGAATGAAGAAAGCGGTGGCGCTCATCTTGAAAGTATCGAGGGTGGTGCTTCAGAAGAGAGCGCTGGTGACGAAGAGAAGGATGATGATCATCCACCTCGCAAGGGGCGTCCGTCGCTTCGCGTCATCAAGTGA
- the zapE gene encoding cell division protein ZapE, giving the protein MTAPSGKRPPLEQYRLDLERDDFQYDPTQEEAVRHLQRLYDELVAAPPPSPDPDPESGGLKAKMSGLFGRRQEKPSQPTLPEIRGLYFWGGVGRGKTWLMDTFHDNLPFEDKLRTHFHRFMQRVHRELEVHKGKKNPLTLIAANLAREARVICFDEFFVKDITDAMILANLLEALFAQGVVLVATSNIVPDELYRDGLQRSRFLPAIDLLNRHCEVVNVDSGVDYRLRTLEQVEVFHTPADEQAEQQLMESFRRLAGGEGLSDQVMTINNRQLTARRLREGVAWFDFGMLCDGPRSQNDYIELAREYHTVLLSGVPRLGSQKENQSRRFINLVDEFYDRGVKLLMSAECDPESLYDGGDLAFEFERTVSRLQEMRSKEYLALPHKP; this is encoded by the coding sequence ATGACAGCACCATCCGGCAAGCGCCCACCTCTGGAGCAGTACCGTCTCGATCTTGAGCGTGACGATTTTCAGTACGACCCCACTCAGGAAGAGGCGGTCAGGCACCTTCAAAGGCTTTACGATGAGCTGGTCGCTGCGCCACCACCGTCTCCGGACCCCGATCCCGAAAGCGGTGGTCTGAAGGCGAAGATGTCGGGGTTGTTCGGTCGGCGTCAGGAGAAACCGTCGCAGCCAACATTACCGGAGATTCGTGGGCTTTATTTCTGGGGTGGGGTCGGCCGTGGCAAGACCTGGCTGATGGATACCTTTCATGACAACCTTCCCTTCGAGGACAAGCTGCGTACTCATTTTCATCGCTTCATGCAACGGGTTCATCGTGAGCTTGAAGTACACAAGGGCAAGAAGAACCCGCTGACCCTGATTGCCGCTAATCTGGCGCGTGAAGCGCGAGTGATCTGTTTTGATGAATTCTTCGTCAAGGACATTACCGATGCCATGATCCTGGCGAATCTGCTCGAGGCTTTGTTTGCTCAGGGCGTTGTTCTGGTAGCAACCTCCAATATTGTGCCCGATGAACTCTACAGGGACGGTTTGCAGCGTTCGCGCTTTCTGCCGGCCATTGACCTGCTCAATCGTCACTGTGAAGTCGTCAATGTCGATTCGGGGGTGGATTACCGGTTGCGTACTCTGGAACAGGTTGAGGTCTTTCATACTCCGGCCGATGAGCAGGCCGAGCAGCAATTGATGGAGAGTTTTCGACGACTGGCCGGGGGCGAAGGCCTGAGCGATCAGGTCATGACCATCAACAATAGGCAACTGACTGCACGGCGACTGCGTGAAGGCGTGGCATGGTTTGATTTCGGCATGCTTTGCGATGGACCACGCAGTCAGAATGACTACATCGAGCTTGCGCGGGAGTACCATACGGTACTGCTCTCCGGCGTTCCCCGGCTGGGCAGCCAGAAGGAGAATCAGTCACGGCGCTTTATCAATCTGGTGGACGAGTTCTACGATCGGGGCGTCAAGCTTCTGATGAGTGCCGAATGTGATCCCGAATCACTCTATGACGGCGGGGATCTGGCCTTCGAATTCGAGCGAACCGTTTCCAGGTTGCAGGAGATGCGGTCGAAGGAGTATCTGGCGCTACCGCACAAACCGTAA
- a CDS encoding Nif3-like dinuclear metal center hexameric protein encodes MTVEVALSDLLDDMTTLMAPQRFRDFTVNGLQVAGRERVTRIMTGVTACQALLDQAVEWQADMVMVHHGYFWKNEPVEVVGMKKRRLATLLAHDINLVAWHLPLDAHVELGNNALLGKRLNWSVEGTLDGPMGEGLLFHGHTDRGLNTDGLSDALEQALARKPLVIEGHRRPIRRIAWCTGGAQDMIQTAADAGMDAFVSGEISERTTHLAREMGITYAAAGHHATERDGIHALGEWLAGRYGLEHRFVEIDNPV; translated from the coding sequence ATGACAGTTGAAGTAGCCTTGAGCGATCTGCTCGACGATATGACAACCCTCATGGCACCTCAGCGTTTTCGCGATTTTACGGTCAATGGACTGCAAGTGGCGGGGCGTGAGCGAGTGACCCGGATAATGACAGGCGTCACGGCCTGTCAGGCACTGCTGGATCAGGCGGTCGAATGGCAGGCCGATATGGTCATGGTGCATCATGGCTATTTCTGGAAAAACGAGCCGGTCGAGGTGGTCGGCATGAAAAAGCGTCGATTGGCCACGCTACTGGCACATGATATCAATCTGGTGGCCTGGCACCTGCCGCTTGATGCTCATGTCGAACTGGGTAACAACGCCCTTCTGGGCAAGCGGTTGAACTGGTCGGTCGAGGGTACGCTGGATGGCCCGATGGGAGAGGGGTTGCTGTTCCATGGGCATACCGACCGCGGGCTGAACACTGATGGTCTGAGTGATGCGCTGGAGCAGGCGCTGGCGCGCAAGCCGCTGGTCATTGAAGGTCATCGGCGCCCGATCCGTCGGATCGCCTGGTGCACCGGAGGGGCCCAGGACATGATCCAGACAGCTGCGGACGCCGGCATGGATGCGTTCGTGTCAGGTGAGATTTCCGAACGGACTACTCATCTGGCGCGTGAAATGGGCATTACCTATGCCGCTGCCGGCCACCATGCCACTGAGCGTGATGGTATCCATGCACTGGGGGAGTGGCTGGCCGGCCGTTACGGGCTCGAGCATCGTTTTGTGGAGATCGACAACCCTGTCTGA
- the rpsI gene encoding 30S ribosomal protein S9, with protein sequence MAQQQYYGTGRRKTSTARVFLRPGSGKITINQRELNEYFGRVTAQMVVRQPLELTELSEQFDIYVTVEGGGGSAQAGAIRHGITRALIDYNEELRRPLRSAGYVTRDARMVERKKVGLRKARRRPQFSKR encoded by the coding sequence ATGGCACAGCAGCAATATTACGGTACCGGCCGCCGCAAGACTTCTACCGCACGGGTTTTCCTGCGCCCGGGTAGCGGTAAAATCACTATCAATCAGCGTGAGCTGAATGAATATTTCGGTCGCGTCACCGCTCAGATGGTAGTACGTCAGCCGCTGGAGCTCACCGAGTTGAGCGAACAGTTCGATATCTACGTGACCGTTGAAGGCGGTGGTGGTTCGGCTCAGGCTGGCGCTATTCGCCACGGCATCACTCGCGCACTGATTGACTATAACGAAGAGCTGCGTCGTCCGTTGCGCAGCGCCGGTTATGTCACTCGTGATGCGCGTATGGTCGAGCGCAAGAAAGTGGGCCTGCGCAAGGCGCGTCGTCGCCCGCAGTTCTCCAAGCGCTGA
- a CDS encoding S1C family serine protease, with amino-acid sequence MRRLLVPLIWPVLCGVLLAIVLLDHLPNLVDTPTSHNRSSEYDAGQQPRRNASTTRAHSDPVSRQPPRIQTAAPLKRGDAPAGSYADAVARAAPAVVNVYSSRLVEQNKHPLMSDPFFKQFFKKGDSNRQRMLSSLGSGVIVSSDGYILTNNHVISGADEIQVALRDGRETLARVIGTDPETDLAVLKIDLDNLPVISLADSAKLRIGDVALAIGNPFGVGQTVTMGIISAVGRNHLGLNAYEDFIQTDAAINPGNSGGALVNADGALVGINTAIFSRTGGSQGIGFAIPTDLARDILNDIVTKGRVVRGWLGIEAHEVPSALANSLNINAPRGVIVSDVVNGSPADKAGVKPGDVLLSVDGKTMLDAQSAMVDVAELDPGEKLPLKLYRDGKTIQVTVTVGIRPPNAPSGAASESHADGSTTPSPGGQSATQ; translated from the coding sequence ATGCGCCGACTGTTGGTGCCCCTGATATGGCCGGTGCTGTGTGGTGTACTTCTGGCCATTGTGCTACTGGACCATCTTCCCAATCTGGTCGACACACCGACATCTCACAACCGTTCGTCCGAGTACGACGCCGGACAACAACCCCGCCGGAACGCTTCAACGACAAGGGCTCATTCCGATCCTGTCTCACGGCAGCCGCCGCGCATTCAGACTGCAGCCCCGCTCAAACGCGGTGATGCCCCCGCAGGTAGCTATGCGGATGCCGTCGCCAGAGCTGCCCCGGCAGTCGTCAACGTCTACTCATCGCGGCTGGTTGAACAGAACAAGCACCCCCTGATGTCGGATCCCTTTTTCAAGCAGTTCTTCAAAAAAGGCGACTCCAATCGGCAGCGCATGCTATCCAGCCTCGGCTCGGGCGTAATCGTCAGTTCCGATGGCTATATCCTGACCAATAACCACGTCATCAGTGGTGCCGACGAGATCCAGGTTGCCCTGCGTGATGGTCGGGAGACGCTGGCAAGGGTCATTGGTACCGATCCGGAGACGGATCTGGCCGTCCTCAAGATCGATCTTGACAATCTACCGGTCATCTCTCTGGCCGATTCCGCAAAATTGCGGATCGGCGATGTTGCTTTGGCAATCGGCAATCCCTTTGGTGTAGGGCAGACTGTCACCATGGGCATTATCAGCGCCGTAGGTCGTAATCATCTGGGATTGAACGCCTATGAAGATTTCATTCAGACCGATGCCGCCATCAATCCCGGTAACTCCGGGGGGGCGCTGGTCAATGCCGATGGCGCCCTGGTAGGCATCAATACGGCCATCTTTTCGCGCACCGGTGGCTCTCAGGGTATCGGCTTTGCCATCCCCACCGATCTTGCCCGCGATATCCTCAATGATATTGTCACCAAAGGGCGGGTTGTCCGTGGTTGGCTGGGGATCGAAGCACATGAGGTGCCATCGGCGCTGGCCAACTCACTCAACATCAACGCACCTCGAGGCGTCATAGTCTCGGATGTCGTCAATGGCAGCCCGGCCGACAAGGCCGGAGTAAAGCCTGGAGATGTCCTGCTATCGGTCGATGGCAAAACAATGCTTGATGCCCAGAGCGCCATGGTGGATGTCGCCGAGCTGGATCCCGGCGAAAAGCTGCCCTTGAAACTCTATCGCGATGGCAAGACGATTCAGGTCACGGTGACCGTCGGGATACGGCCACCCAACGCCCCATCGGGCGCTGCCAGTGAGAGTCATGCGGATGGAAGCACCACCCCCTCTCCCGGAGGGCAGTCCGCTACCCAATGA
- the hisD gene encoding histidinol dehydrogenase: protein MSDNQASRSVSVGPARLSTRDEDFNERLAALLDWESVSSAEIQQRVDEILHGVRHRGDEALLEYTRRFDRLDARDMGQLTLEATRLSSAFEQLGQAEREALVTAEQRIRDYHQRQCAGSWSWTDEDGTLLGQQVTPLDRVGVYVPGGKAAYPSSVLMNVVPARVAGVSEVVMVVPTPDGVINELVLAAAHVAGVDRVLTIGGAQAIAALAYGTESVPRVDKIVGPGNIYVATAKRAVFGLVGIDMIAGPSEILVISDGGTDPDWLAMDLFSQAEHDEDAQSILVSWDRHHLDAVEASIERLLPDMERRDIIAASLKRRGALIEVTDEKEAIELANRVAPEHLELSVEEPEAIVGDIRHAGAIFMGRYTAEVLGDYCAGPNHVLPTSGSARFSSPLGVYDFQKRSSLIQCSREGASRLGRVASVLARGESLTAHARSAENRIDEDH from the coding sequence ATGTCCGATAACCAGGCTTCCCGAAGCGTGTCAGTGGGGCCAGCACGACTCTCTACTCGTGATGAAGATTTCAACGAGCGTCTGGCAGCGCTACTGGACTGGGAGAGTGTCTCCAGTGCCGAAATTCAGCAGCGAGTAGATGAGATTCTGCATGGGGTTCGTCATCGTGGCGATGAAGCACTGCTGGAATATACGCGCCGTTTCGATCGACTGGATGCCCGGGACATGGGGCAGCTGACGCTTGAGGCCACAAGACTCAGCTCGGCTTTCGAGCAGCTTGGTCAGGCTGAACGTGAAGCACTGGTGACCGCCGAGCAACGCATTCGTGATTACCATCAGCGCCAATGTGCAGGCTCGTGGTCCTGGACCGATGAGGATGGGACCTTGCTGGGGCAGCAGGTCACACCGCTGGATCGCGTGGGGGTTTATGTGCCCGGTGGCAAGGCGGCTTATCCTTCCTCGGTGCTGATGAATGTGGTGCCGGCCAGGGTGGCCGGTGTCAGTGAAGTCGTCATGGTGGTTCCCACGCCTGATGGCGTGATCAATGAGCTGGTGCTGGCAGCCGCTCATGTGGCCGGTGTGGATCGAGTGCTGACCATAGGTGGCGCTCAGGCTATAGCGGCTCTGGCTTACGGTACCGAGAGCGTGCCTCGGGTCGACAAGATCGTGGGACCCGGTAACATCTACGTGGCGACTGCCAAGCGTGCGGTGTTCGGCCTGGTAGGTATTGACATGATTGCCGGGCCTTCGGAGATTCTTGTCATCTCTGATGGTGGTACCGATCCGGACTGGCTGGCGATGGATCTGTTTTCCCAGGCGGAGCATGACGAGGATGCCCAATCGATTCTTGTCAGCTGGGACAGGCATCATCTTGATGCGGTCGAGGCCAGTATCGAGCGTTTGCTGCCTGACATGGAGCGCCGTGACATCATTGCGGCTTCGCTGAAACGTCGCGGTGCGCTGATTGAAGTGACCGATGAGAAAGAGGCGATTGAACTGGCCAATCGAGTAGCGCCGGAACACCTGGAGCTTTCCGTGGAGGAGCCGGAGGCGATAGTCGGGGATATCCGCCATGCGGGCGCCATTTTCATGGGACGCTATACGGCTGAGGTACTGGGTGATTACTGTGCCGGTCCCAATCACGTATTGCCTACTTCGGGGTCAGCTCGTTTCTCCTCACCGCTGGGTGTCTACGACTTTCAGAAACGTTCATCGTTGATTCAGTGCTCTCGTGAGGGCGCGTCGCGGCTGGGGCGTGTGGCTTCCGTGCTGGCCCGGGGTGAGTCGCTGACAGCGCACGCACGCTCTGCTGAAAACCGGATCGACGAGGATCACTGA
- a CDS encoding BON domain-containing protein, with protein MTISLPRHLLLISLLALAPLTGCSTITGDHGYGFRPAYAVEQDQTIAQTLWQNIDDNPALASGHINVDVYNTRVLLTGQVPDAAAREQVEKLARQISHVRDVRDELMVGPNTSMGQRLHDTWLTSKIKARMAASENIDADRIRVTTENGVVYLMGLVRPEEANTVVSIVRDVDGVQRIVKVFEYI; from the coding sequence ATGACCATTTCACTGCCCAGGCATCTGCTGCTCATCTCACTGCTTGCATTGGCACCATTGACCGGCTGCTCGACCATTACCGGAGACCATGGCTACGGCTTTCGTCCTGCCTATGCCGTCGAACAGGACCAGACTATTGCCCAGACACTCTGGCAAAACATTGATGACAACCCGGCATTGGCTTCCGGTCATATCAATGTGGATGTTTACAACACGCGCGTATTGCTGACCGGGCAAGTGCCGGATGCAGCCGCCAGGGAGCAGGTGGAAAAACTTGCGCGTCAGATTTCACACGTGCGCGACGTTCGTGACGAACTCATGGTGGGTCCCAATACGTCGATGGGACAACGCCTGCACGATACCTGGCTGACCTCGAAGATCAAAGCCCGAATGGCCGCCAGCGAAAACATCGATGCCGATCGCATCAGGGTGACGACCGAGAACGGGGTGGTCTATCTGATGGGGCTGGTGCGCCCGGAGGAAGCCAATACCGTCGTCAGCATCGTGCGCGATGTCGATGGCGTACAGCGCATCGTCAAGGTATTCGAGTACATCTGA
- a CDS encoding YhcB family protein, whose product MSDGTTLWSIALLCLVAGIIIGVVATVLLKRSGSGQQRTRRRLAETELELDRVREQLDRHFSSIGEMARNLERQSNTLRQQIDQSAETLRNHRQTQPQTGPTPENKGDEDSAPLDAPRDYAANAHGTLDENYISRTRARHDQQPDQPSQPPRY is encoded by the coding sequence GTGTCCGATGGTACTACCCTGTGGAGCATTGCCCTGCTGTGCCTGGTGGCCGGCATTATTATTGGTGTCGTCGCCACGGTGTTACTGAAACGTTCAGGCTCGGGACAACAGCGTACCCGCCGGCGTCTGGCAGAAACCGAACTTGAGCTTGATCGCGTGCGAGAGCAGCTGGACCGACATTTCAGCAGTATCGGTGAAATGGCCAGAAACCTGGAGCGCCAGAGCAATACCCTGAGGCAGCAGATCGATCAGAGCGCCGAAACATTGCGCAATCATCGACAGACCCAACCTCAAACCGGGCCGACTCCGGAGAACAAGGGAGATGAGGATAGTGCTCCGCTCGACGCTCCCCGGGATTATGCAGCCAATGCCCATGGCACGCTGGACGAGAATTACATCTCTCGAACGCGGGCTCGCCATGACCAGCAGCCCGATCAACCCTCTCAGCCACCCCGCTATTGA
- a CDS encoding YraN family protein, giving the protein MNGHPPSQRRRQGHDIEALTARWLSQRGLREVARNQHARGGEIDLIMRDGDTLVFVEVRYRRCTQYGTALETITPAKQRRIIRAARFYLARERLSCACRFDVVGVTGTPEALEFDWISAAFDAF; this is encoded by the coding sequence GTGAACGGACACCCCCCTTCACAGCGTCGCCGTCAGGGTCATGACATCGAAGCCCTGACGGCACGCTGGCTCAGTCAGCGCGGACTTCGCGAAGTAGCTCGCAATCAGCACGCCCGCGGTGGCGAGATCGATCTGATCATGCGTGACGGCGATACGCTCGTCTTTGTCGAGGTTCGCTATCGACGCTGCACACAATACGGCACGGCGCTGGAAACCATCACACCTGCCAAGCAGCGTCGAATCATCAGAGCCGCGCGTTTTTATCTGGCTCGCGAGCGGTTATCATGCGCCTGTCGGTTCGATGTAGTCGGCGTTACCGGAACGCCGGAGGCACTCGAATTCGACTGGATCAGCGCGGCTTTTGACGCCTTCTGA
- the rplM gene encoding 50S ribosomal protein L13, whose translation MKTFSAKPQTVERDWYVVDATDKTLGRLATEIARRLRGKHKPEYTPHVDTGDYIIVINAEKVRVTGKKAAQKQYYRHTGYPGGLRSMNFEQMIDHAPERVIEFAVKGMLPKGPLGRAMHSKLKVYAGAEHPHAAQQPQALSL comes from the coding sequence ATGAAAACGTTCAGCGCCAAACCGCAGACCGTGGAACGCGACTGGTATGTCGTCGATGCCACGGACAAGACGCTGGGTCGCCTCGCGACCGAGATCGCCCGCCGTCTGCGCGGCAAGCACAAGCCGGAATATACGCCACACGTCGATACCGGTGATTACATCATCGTGATCAATGCCGAAAAGGTCCGTGTGACCGGCAAGAAGGCAGCTCAGAAGCAGTATTACCGCCACACCGGATATCCCGGTGGTCTGCGTTCGATGAACTTCGAGCAGATGATCGATCACGCGCCGGAGCGCGTTATCGAGTTTGCCGTCAAGGGGATGCTGCCCAAAGGGCCGCTGGGTCGTGCCATGCACTCCAAGCTCAAGGTCTACGCCGGCGCCGAGCATCCGCACGCCGCTCAGCAACCTCAGGCTCTCTCTCTTTAA
- the hisG gene encoding ATP phosphoribosyltransferase: MSKPLIFALSKGRILEETLPLLADAGIEPAEPLDKSRKLLFDTNLDNVKLVVIRAVDVPTYVQLGAADLGVAGRDVLLEHGVDGLYEPLDLRISRCRLMTAGIEGQAPGRARRRVATKFVNVARRYYAEQGIQAEVIKLYGAMELAPLMNLADEIVDIVDTGNTLRANGMAPRELIADITTRLVVNKASMTMQHERLMPLIEQLRHAVEVRNPDASAVG, encoded by the coding sequence ATGAGCAAGCCGCTGATCTTCGCCCTGTCGAAGGGACGCATTCTCGAAGAGACCCTGCCATTGCTGGCCGATGCGGGTATCGAGCCCGCGGAGCCGCTGGATAAAAGCCGCAAGCTGCTGTTCGATACCAATCTGGATAACGTCAAGCTGGTCGTGATCCGCGCAGTGGATGTGCCGACCTATGTGCAGCTGGGGGCTGCTGACCTGGGCGTTGCCGGGCGCGACGTCCTGCTTGAACACGGTGTTGATGGCCTTTATGAGCCGCTGGATCTGCGTATTTCCCGCTGCCGGTTGATGACTGCCGGTATCGAGGGGCAGGCACCGGGGCGGGCTCGGCGCCGGGTGGCTACCAAGTTTGTCAACGTGGCGCGACGCTATTATGCCGAGCAGGGTATCCAGGCCGAGGTCATCAAGCTTTACGGCGCGATGGAACTGGCACCATTGATGAATCTGGCCGATGAGATTGTCGATATCGTCGATACCGGCAATACCCTCCGTGCCAATGGTATGGCGCCACGGGAGTTGATTGCCGATATTACGACTCGGTTGGTGGTCAACAAGGCTTCGATGACCATGCAGCACGAGCGACTGATGCCACTGATCGAGCAGTTGCGCCATGCTGTCGAAGTACGCAATCCGGATGCATCAGCCGTGGGCTGA
- a CDS encoding glutathione S-transferase N-terminal domain-containing protein — protein MGVVAKRSSMTFYTGSDDHYSHRVRIVLAEKGIAVDILEVNEEHHPAELADLNPYNSVPTLIDRDLVLYESRVMMEYLDERFPHPPLLPVYPVARAQSRLWMHRIEREWCPMVTTITSSESNRREVEQARKELRESMVGISPIFEDLPFFMSEEFSLVDCCIAPILWRLPSLGVELPENQVAPLMEYMERLFSRDAFRTSLLESERELRA, from the coding sequence ATGGGTGTTGTGGCCAAACGTTCGTCGATGACCTTCTACACAGGTAGCGACGACCATTACAGTCATCGCGTCAGAATCGTTTTGGCCGAGAAGGGGATCGCTGTTGATATCCTCGAAGTGAATGAGGAGCATCATCCGGCAGAGCTGGCCGATCTCAACCCCTACAACAGTGTGCCAACACTGATCGATCGTGATCTGGTGCTCTATGAGTCCCGGGTCATGATGGAATATCTGGATGAGCGTTTCCCTCATCCGCCGTTATTGCCTGTTTACCCGGTGGCGCGTGCACAGAGCCGCCTGTGGATGCATCGCATCGAACGGGAATGGTGCCCGATGGTCACCACCATTACCTCTTCCGAGAGCAATCGCCGGGAAGTGGAGCAGGCTCGCAAGGAACTGCGTGAAAGCATGGTCGGCATCAGTCCCATTTTCGAGGATCTGCCTTTTTTCATGAGCGAAGAGTTTTCGCTGGTAGATTGTTGTATTGCGCCCATTCTCTGGCGTTTGCCATCGCTGGGTGTTGAGCTTCCCGAAAATCAGGTAGCGCCGCTGATGGAGTATATGGAACGTCTTTTCTCCCGCGATGCATTTCGGACTTCTCTGCTGGAGTCGGAGCGGGAATTGCGCGCCTGA
- a CDS encoding phosphoheptose isomerase yields MDFQERILHHFNDSIDAKTYASEVLPPFIEAASQMMVQALINDGKILACGNGGSAGDSQHFSAELLNRFERERPSLPALALTTDTSTLTSIANDYSYNDVFSKQIRALGQPGDILLAISTSGNSANVVQAIQAAHDREMSVVALTGRDGGNMASLLGQEDCEIRVPATSTARIQEVHLLVLHCLCDLIDHQLFGNDE; encoded by the coding sequence ATGGATTTCCAGGAACGCATCCTGCATCACTTCAACGACAGCATCGACGCCAAGACCTACGCCAGCGAGGTGCTGCCACCCTTCATCGAGGCCGCCAGCCAAATGATGGTTCAGGCCCTGATCAACGACGGCAAGATTCTGGCCTGCGGCAATGGCGGCAGTGCGGGTGACAGCCAGCATTTTTCCGCCGAGCTGCTCAATCGCTTCGAGCGTGAACGCCCCAGCCTACCGGCCCTGGCACTGACCACCGACACATCAACGTTGACGTCGATCGCCAACGACTACAGCTATAACGATGTCTTTTCGAAACAGATCAGAGCCCTGGGACAACCCGGTGATATCCTGCTGGCCATCTCTACCAGCGGTAATTCCGCCAATGTGGTACAGGCCATTCAGGCGGCTCACGACCGTGAAATGAGTGTGGTGGCCTTGACCGGTCGCGATGGCGGCAACATGGCTTCGCTGCTGGGCCAGGAAGATTGCGAGATCCGTGTTCCTGCAACTTCGACGGCACGCATTCAGGAAGTCCATTTGCTGGTACTGCACTGCCTGTGCGACCTCATTGACCATCAATTGTTCGGCAACGATGAATAA